One segment of Acidianus sp. HS-5 DNA contains the following:
- a CDS encoding methylated-DNA--[protein]-cysteine S-methyltransferase, with translation MIIYGLYKSPFGDITVAKSEKGFVMLDFCNCIEKNSLDNNAFSDFFEKLDKYFEGKEVDLRENLDIYVNPFRLSVFKEVMKIPWGKAKTYGEIAKALGTSPRAVGVALSKNPVLLIIPCHRVISEHGLGGYSRGVELKRKLLELEGIKV, from the coding sequence ATGATTATTTATGGGCTATATAAGAGCCCTTTTGGGGACATAACTGTTGCAAAAAGTGAAAAAGGATTTGTAATGTTAGATTTTTGTAACTGCATAGAGAAGAATTCTTTAGATAATAATGCCTTCTCAGACTTCTTTGAAAAACTAGATAAATACTTTGAAGGAAAGGAAGTAGACTTAAGAGAAAACTTAGATATTTACGTTAATCCTTTTAGGTTAAGCGTGTTTAAGGAAGTAATGAAAATACCTTGGGGTAAGGCCAAAACTTACGGAGAAATAGCTAAAGCTTTAGGGACTTCTCCTAGAGCTGTGGGAGTTGCATTGTCTAAAAATCCCGTTCTCCTAATTATACCTTGTCATAGGGTAATTTCAGAACATGGATTAGGCGGATATTCTAGAGGAGTTGAATTAAAGAGAAAACTTCTTGAACTTGAAGGAATAAAAGTATAA